The stretch of DNA taataagttaaaatgtgaacttaataatgttaaatacagTACCTGTTGTACCAAAAAttcgtaatatattatatgacgGCCATATTAATGGATTCGGATCttcttgattaaaaatagcCTGATTAATCTTTGCTTGTTTTGTATAACTTGgccaataacattttttattatcacaatAAATCCATGACGTGGGGGCAAGTTGGATCCCATCCTCGAACTCCACAATCGAAAATATTcccattttatttatgaattgaaACACTATgtaacaaagataaaaaatactattgttAGACCAAAATAAACTTcattattataagtaataaaatatgatgaaaATCGAGAaacagatattatatttataatagtatatttatagtatattaCATAGTATATGGATGTTAGaagaaataatcaataaagtatgtagataagaaaaaatgtatatatacaataaatttattcgcgtataaatcattaaattatttatttcaactaGTGaggattttatgaaaattggaTGTATGGATTCGAgtacgttttttattttgaatctgTTGATATGTTTGGTTTGGTTGATAGTTATTCTGCAATTGGcgtaatttagaaatatgtcgaggtttattttccaaatacatttttatgtatttttccatatttaaTGACCATGAATTCtgcgcaaaaaaattattacttttaatatcaataatctgtacatatatatatgtgtgtgtgtgtaatttgGATAGATATAGAATTGATGCTAGatcataaaattacatgaaaaattaatataagagaTAGCATATATACATGCTAGATCATAAAAttacatgcaaaattaatataagagatagcatatatgtatactgaatttaaaattataataaaagtatgtagcaaattaataatgtacattttgtagacttactttttaaaatataaaaaaattttttgtttttcaacattttacaaaaggaaaaattgtcttaaaatttgttcaagaatatggcattgcaaggacagtACAttgttttgaatcaccctgtatatttatattgcaaaagtCTCGCATACAAGCAAGCAAATGCGCgtcaagattattattatttttacattatgtagTATGTAATAGCggaaacataaataattttttatcgtaccGCATCAGCCATAATTTCCCTGCTATTTTTGATATAGGATATACATGTAAGTTTACATCTTTTGTAACAATTGCGATATTAAGCATACGTGATGCTATTGGAGACGAATATACGTTTCCTATCGGTATTAATTTTGCTCCAATTACGTAAATTCTATTATCATCATAGCTTTcgataattttagaaattactATAGCTGTACcatcatttaaaatacaagtattatttcttttatctttacaaTGTATTGCATATAGAtcgttaaaacatttatattgaaCTTTTACTCTAATTTCATCAGAGAGTGGTTCATTAAAATGCacattcttaaataaaaatttatttccttgCAAAAATCGTTTACTTGTTCTTGACTCATAACCTACTATTAGATTTTCTTCATATCTTCGTACTAACTGTTGAAGgggtttttcattttttcttaaatgtcTCTTTATAGTTGACATATAATTTTCGAAGCGAAATGCACTAAACATATCTAACGGACCGAACTTCTTAACATCGGCACatatatgtaacatattatgtatgttataAGTGACATATTCTTTGCCGTAGATAATAGAAAACGTTGTGACAAAATGCTCTAATAAGCTCTGTGCATAATCTGTATATTGTGTAATCAGAGTAGGATTGACAAGAATCGTAATAGCTACATGTAGTGTAAGAAAATGAACGTAcatattttgtgataaatgattttttaatacgatTGGCCCGGTATACAGCAAAAATTGTCTGTATTCAGTTGCTTTCCATTGCAGAGCATGTTTGAGACCTCGTGGTTTTCGAACAAAATCATTTGgacatctttttttaaacaattctagtATTTCCGATATTTTCGCAATTGTACGTGAGCCTAATCGCACATTATTGGGTCCTTTTAACCAAAGccacaataattttttcatcacCCCCAAGCaaattaaatgcatataatCTAATGGTACATTTGTTACCAATCCAAAATtgggaattttatttaaaatagatataccACTTTGAAAATCTTTGTATTCTCCATTCTTAAACTTGTTGTCAGTTCTTAGAGCATTCTGTAATGTTCCTCCCGGAAAGCAAACTTTTGACTCAATCCACTCCCCTCGAATAGTGCATTTCCGACAACAATTATAACCAGTATGCtgtttaattgataaaacatAAGCTGCAGCAGGAGCGTCACAAATTAAAGCGgagatattaattgtaatttgtatgttattatataaaaatccatTTCGATTTAATTCGACAGCTTCATCAACAAATGGTCGCAAAAATTCTTCAGCATGTGTTGGCTTATTTTTTCCACAAAAACATCCGACAATATAAACTTGTTTAGAAACATTATCCGAGCATAAAATTGGCCAAAAGACTGAGCcctcaatattttttgacaatggCAAtccatcaatattaattaaaagacaaaCAGTTTCATCGTTTCTAATGTTTTTACGATGTTTCAATAATGCTTTAAGAGCTCTTTTTAAaccaaaatgataataattgcCTCCACTTATAGGCACAATATTTGTCGTTCTAGGCGTTTGTAATAAACTTCTGCTATCTTTTGGAAAGTTACAACTTGTATGCTTATTTAAGATAGGTAATAGTGCATTAATGGCATTATGAggaattctaaatttaatggCCCATTCTTGAATTTCGCGTTTGAATTCGATTTCATTATCTAAAAGAATTCTATCGAAGTTTGTAGACAAAGAATTATTCAAGCTATTTGAATTGCCTTCGCTATaacttttatcattgttaCTGCTCATTGTCATATCATTGTTATTATCGTCACTAATGTTAAGTACTACTTTATGATTGCCATCACATTGAACCGATTCATTAAACGTTTTTTCCTCCAACTGAATAGCATTTCTCTCTctaaatataagtaaataaagataattaagtaatgaatgtaaatatcttcaattaaactaaaagaactttaaattaacattttataaaagtaatctGACTATTAACGATATTGTTTAAGATCAATATAACTACAAGATCTTCGTAAATAAACGCTAATagttttaaatgaataaaaacgcTACGACATAAAGCTCCGCTACAAAAGCTAAGCGATCACTCGAAATTCGGCGTCTCGACGACCGCCGCAAACTCTAATGCGCAAGTCGCGACGCCGAATTTCGTCGCTCGATGAGATCGATCGCCGTCGAACGCGAGGAGATCGTTTTGAAAACTCACTTGTTCTTAAACAGTCGAATCGTTCAGATTATTAACTACTTTAAACGTATCTGAAAATCTCGTGAGACTAGATTGTCGAACCGCTCTCCGCGATTTCACGAATCCGAGTGCGAACAACTTTGGTCATTTtgttcattgaatttgttaaaatttgtgttgattaaatatgattgtctgatttacaaaaaaaaatagacatttgctttatttctctttaatttgAATACCAGAATTTCTGTCTTCAACTCCGAGGAATAAAGTTCCGACAACGTtgcatttatcaataattgcgGGCAAAACAGACCTTTTCTAATCGATCGTGCTTGACCGCTCGTGTTGATAAACTTGTTTCTCGGCTGTGCCTTGATcagctaaataatattttctggcCTTGCTACTACTTTCGAGCAACGGTAGCACGATTCAAACGGTTTGTCAAGATGATATTCGCATGAAGATCTTCAGCTCTAATTCAAGAAAAAAGACTCTGTTCGCGACTCCGTTCGCTGCGCGTTTTTTCGTGAAAAACGGTTCCGGTAATCTGTGTCTGCATCGCCGCTTGCATACGCGCGAATCAGTGACACGAACAGATATCATATTAAcataatctataataattgttcatgacaaaaacaatttttttttaattatacttaaaaattacatttatttacatcaATATGATAtcacagacgtttcggccttgGCTTAGGCCTTTCTCAATGTGATTAAAacggttttgttacattaaaatatggagcgtgaaattaacataatatcttattaatacaGTTTTTTACTATAATCTAAAAAGTAATAGTTTCTGACCATAGTTGGTTTATATCTTGACTAAGGTTTTTAACACTCTTTTACAAAGTCTCAACTAAGAAATTGAGAATTGACACATGGCTAAAAAATGACCatccaatttttcttaataaactcTTATTCTTATTGGGACTCCTTTTACATTCACTGATGGTTTTTTTGAACAAGTAACATATAATTCATCAATACTGCATCGATCGCCGGATTGCGTTTATATATCACCGTTTCAACATGCGTCGGAGAGAAATTGCGAATGAGAATAGTGCGAACATTACTTTTTAGATTATAGTAAAAAACTGTATTAATAAGATATGTTAATTTCACGCtccatattttaatgtaacaaaaccgtTTTAATCACATTGAGAAAGGCCTAAGCCAAGGCCGAAACATCTGTGATatcatattaatgtaaataaataaataaacgcgaaCATCTAGCTTAGGTTCTTAACAGCTTTATACTCTTCTTATCTTTTAGGATAAAACTAAAGAGCcgattgatatatttttttaattttaaaaattacacttttatttactccaaatatacacataatctaatggtatatttttcagtaaatattattaacagtgACATTGCATTGTTATATTTTCCACTCAACAATGTaagtgtaatataaaatatattgtatataacagTTATATTTTTGAGTAGAAAATTACAACATTAATGTATACTGGATCGAAagaactaaaaaataattcatctaACAATTCATCATTAAAtcataacaaatataacaCATACTGTATTACTTCATTTTTGgtgtaaatattattctgtaCATCAGACCAATGTGAGCATCCTggcatatttaataacatatcgTAATCAAACTGGGTTTCCTGATCGATTATACGTCTTAAGTGCCgttctgaatatttttttacctttttattCGGTTGAGTagtcattatatttattttctattaaaaaattaattaaataatgtgtaTAGAACATTTTAGATCTTAGaagtgattttatatatacagattGGACCATTTCAATCTATCTACATTCTTTCTTATCTTGGTTGACAAAAaccatatataaatatatagataggAACCAAAAGTTACatgtaaaagtttatataaacttctctaatcttttaattaagattacaaataaaagtttcatattataaataatatgtaatgagCATGCACATAACCTCTTTATCATTCTCATTAGCATCCTTTTTTCCagtacaaaaatacaaaatacagctttttgtaatattcatgcataatatacataaccTCTAAAACCGGTTAATTACACTACTGTACTTTGAAAGTTATACatagatttattgaaaaaacagGAAGAATAacataacaaaaaagaaaaaacgagaAACTTACAAGTCTAGATGTAATTATGTGTGAGATAACTCTTTGGGTTCGAAgcactctaaaaaaaaattaaccacactgttattatttcatttcacaGAAAGACAAatcatgtatatatttgatataaaatataaatacctgCTTTTAACTCTTTTCCGATATAGAAATACTTTGAACAACGCAGCAGATAATTATATCGCACTATAACACACCACGTGCACACAAGAAGCGAACTTCGAAACGAATCACAGAACTCGAGTTAGTTAGATTAGATACGGTGTGACTCTGAGAGGTCTGCCCTCTTACGGCCATCTGGTTCGGAGCAGAACAACGAGTTGAGTCGATCCGATCAAACGGTTAGATTAGACCGACGACGTGcctcattatttaaaagaaggatcatgtgtgtgtgtgtgtgtgtgtgtgtatatatatatgtatacacatgacaaaattattattatatattgctcctttaaaaaaaaccaacaaattaatatacatatttaaattaatatattttttagaattttatatgatataataaattatatatatatataattatatatattattatttcttattaataattattgtaataattattatattatttcaaaagataataattgttaaatgttgtTTCTACGTTATAGCaacatttaataatcaatatattaggtccttgaataagttctcgctgtttcttaaaagatggcgtagcggcactctgtgcatggaatttcgtacggaaacgcatcagctaagtagtactatatgtaacctcaaattctagtagatacagtttaccacagtgtcaaccacgtgtttaattacctattgcgaaaatgtctacttttgtgccaaataaagtgtttttgcggggaattttattgcactgctttattcaaaagaaatctgcagctgaagcacacagaattcttgttgaaacatatggtgacaatgctctgtcgaatacgacatgcagagactggtttaggcgctttaaaaataatgactttgaccttgaagataaagaacgttctggagcaccgacaaagtttgaagacgaagaaacctaatgaaactatcacgggagctcgctatcgacttcagatgatgcgtttgagtcgagctctaaaagaaaagcggccactatacgggcagagacacgacaaagtcattttgttacatgacaatgctcggccacatgtggcaaaaccagtcaaaacttacctggaaacgcttcaatgggaagttctacctcacccgccgtattcaccggacatagccccctcggattaccacttgtttcggtcgatggcgcatggtttgagcgagcagcgcttccattctttcgaagaaaccgaaaaatgggtcgattcatggattgcgtcaaaagatgaatcgttttttcgacgggggattcaattactgccagaaagatgggagaaagtggtctctaatgatggacaatactttgagtaaagttattgtaagcctt from Linepithema humile isolate Giens D197 chromosome 2, Lhum_UNIL_v1.0, whole genome shotgun sequence encodes:
- the LOC136998221 gene encoding uncharacterized protein is translated as MTMSSNNDKSYSEGNSNSLNNSLSTNFDRILLDNEIEFKREIQEWAIKFRIPHNAINALLPILNKHTSCNFPKDSRSLLQTPRTTNIVPISGGNYYHFGLKRALKALLKHRKNIRNDETVCLLINIDGLPLSKNIEGSVFWPILCSDNVSKQVYIVGCFCGKNKPTHAEEFLRPFVDEAVELNRNGFLYNNIQITINISALICDAPAAAYVLSIKQHTGYNCCRKCTIRGEWIESKVCFPGGTLQNALRTDNKFKNGEYKDFQSGISILNKIPNFGLVTNVPLDYMHLICLGVMKKLLWLWLKGPNNVRLGSRTIAKISEILELFKKRCPNDFVRKPRGLKHALQWKATEYRQFLLYTGPIVLKNHLSQNMYVHFLTLHVAITILVNPTLITQYTDYAQSLLEHFVTTFSIIYGKEYVTYNIHNMLHICADVKKFGPLDMFSAFRFENYMSTIKRHLRKNEKPLQQLVRRYEENLIVGYESRTSKRFLQGNKFLFKNVHFNEPLSDEIRVKVQYKCFNDLYAIHCKDKRNNTCILNDGTAIVISKIIESYDDNRIYVIGAKLIPIGNVYSSPIASRMLNIAIVTKDVNLHVYPISKIAGKLWLMRYDKKLFMFPLLHTT